In one Rhodococcus sp. B50 genomic region, the following are encoded:
- a CDS encoding VWA domain-containing protein: MTTESGDTERLRRWRLALGEAAEGSTGSLSSADDTAMDAALAALYDTAPGDGTAPRTAGLGASAPRVARWLGDIRTYFPTSVVQVMQRDAVDRLGLTRLLLEPEMLEAVEPDVHLVGTLLSLNRVMPETTKATARTVVEKVVREIEARIAQHTRTAVTGALDRSSRTSNPKPRDIDWDRTIRANLAHYLPEHRTVVPEKVVGYGRRSQAVKRDVVLAVDQSGSMASSVVYASVFAAVLASMRALRTSLVVFDTSVVDLTDKLADPVDVLFGTQLGGGTDINRAIAYSRSLITRPADSLFVLISDLYEGGIRAEMLSRIREMLAAGVQVVVLLALSDDGAPSFDRDNAAALAELGVPAFACTPDRFPELLAVALERGDVGRWSQSR; encoded by the coding sequence ATGACAACGGAATCCGGAGATACCGAACGCCTGCGCCGGTGGCGGCTCGCGCTCGGTGAGGCGGCCGAGGGCTCGACGGGCTCCCTCTCCTCGGCCGACGACACAGCGATGGACGCCGCGCTCGCCGCGCTGTACGACACCGCTCCCGGCGACGGCACCGCGCCGCGCACCGCAGGCCTCGGCGCGTCCGCGCCCCGGGTGGCGCGCTGGCTCGGCGACATCCGTACCTACTTCCCCACCTCCGTGGTTCAGGTGATGCAGCGCGACGCGGTGGACCGCCTCGGGTTGACCCGGCTGCTCCTCGAACCCGAGATGCTCGAGGCCGTCGAACCGGACGTCCACCTCGTGGGCACGCTGCTGAGCCTGAACCGCGTGATGCCGGAGACCACCAAGGCGACGGCCCGGACGGTCGTCGAGAAGGTCGTGCGCGAGATAGAAGCCCGCATCGCGCAGCACACCCGTACCGCGGTCACGGGTGCGCTCGACCGGTCGTCTCGGACGTCGAATCCGAAACCGCGCGACATCGACTGGGATCGCACGATCCGCGCGAACCTCGCCCACTACCTGCCGGAGCATCGCACGGTGGTGCCCGAGAAGGTCGTCGGGTACGGGCGTCGTTCCCAGGCGGTGAAACGCGACGTGGTGCTCGCGGTGGACCAGTCCGGTTCGATGGCGTCGAGCGTCGTGTACGCGTCGGTGTTCGCGGCGGTCCTGGCATCGATGCGAGCACTGCGCACCTCGCTGGTCGTCTTCGACACCTCCGTGGTGGATCTGACCGACAAGCTCGCCGACCCGGTCGACGTCCTGTTCGGCACCCAGCTCGGCGGCGGCACCGACATCAATCGGGCGATCGCGTACAGCAGGTCGCTGATCACGCGTCCGGCCGATTCGTTGTTCGTGCTCATCTCCGATCTGTACGAGGGCGGGATCCGGGCCGAGATGCTCTCGCGCATCCGGGAGATGCTCGCGGCGGGTGTGCAGGTCGTGGTGCTGCTGGCCCTGTCCGACGACGGCGCACCGTCCTTCGACCGCGACAACGCGGCGGCGCTCGCCGAACTCGGGGTCCCCGCCTTCGCGTGCACGCCCGACCGCTTCCCCGAGTTGCTCGCCGTCGCGCTCGAACGGGGCGACGTCGGACGCTGGTCACAGTCGAGGTGA
- a CDS encoding DUF5682 family protein has product MTDALFDGADAPAEIRVFGIRHHGPGSARAVLQALAEFEPDTVLIEGPSDADPVLALAAADDMVPPVALLAYARDEPARAAFWPFAAFSPEWQALRWAYLHDADVRFCDLPAAMSLAAEREIGDRTTDDLLGMLARAGGYADFEQWWDAVVEHGTAEAFDEITDAMRALREDIGIDDHTARREAHMRQVLRATVKAGARAIAVVCGAMHAPALTGRLGPAAPDARLLKGMPKVKPTLTWVPWSHSRLSLSSGYGAGILSPGWYHHLFTQPADTTARWFTRVARVLREEDLPVSSAHVIEATRLADTLAALRGRAGAGLDEVVESTRSVLCDGDDVLLDLVTRRLVVGEALGSVSEDTPTVPLETDLQRRAKSLRLKRSAEAKNLDLDLRREIDVARSRLLHRLALLGIDWGTPAESEVRSTGTFRETWTLRWEPELSVAIVEASRWGTTVESASGATVADRAARSGIALADLTELLERALLADLRTTIPSLVTAIDTAAALDHDVLHLMSALPTLVRTVRYGDVRGTDLSSLDHVCDALLARVCAGLPAAVTGLDHDAADAVRTAIDDVHLALALREDPDATGRWLDTLGSVSDRDDVDGLLVGRTTRMLRDTGRLGERDAAVRVARALSVGSPAPAKARWIDGFLGGGGLLLVHDSALFDLVDAWVSDLTGEDFLDVLPVLRRTFGSFAFGERRLLGQTVRGERTRRTAAPPVVERGRMALTAAATILGVSA; this is encoded by the coding sequence GTGACCGACGCTCTCTTCGACGGCGCGGATGCCCCCGCCGAGATCCGGGTCTTCGGGATTCGGCACCACGGGCCCGGTTCGGCGCGCGCGGTCCTGCAGGCGCTCGCGGAGTTCGAACCCGACACCGTGCTCATCGAGGGTCCGTCCGACGCCGATCCGGTGCTCGCCCTCGCCGCGGCCGACGACATGGTGCCGCCGGTCGCATTGCTGGCCTACGCACGCGACGAACCGGCGCGTGCGGCGTTCTGGCCGTTCGCGGCCTTCTCCCCCGAATGGCAGGCGCTGCGCTGGGCGTATCTGCACGATGCGGACGTGCGGTTCTGCGATCTTCCGGCGGCGATGTCGCTCGCGGCCGAGCGTGAGATCGGCGACCGCACGACCGACGACCTGCTCGGCATGCTCGCCCGGGCCGGTGGATATGCCGACTTCGAGCAGTGGTGGGACGCGGTGGTCGAGCACGGCACCGCGGAGGCCTTCGACGAGATCACCGATGCGATGCGGGCGCTGCGCGAGGACATCGGGATCGACGACCACACCGCGCGGCGGGAGGCGCACATGCGGCAGGTGCTGCGCGCGACGGTCAAGGCCGGGGCCCGCGCGATCGCCGTGGTGTGCGGGGCGATGCACGCACCTGCCCTGACCGGCCGACTCGGGCCGGCCGCTCCCGACGCGCGCCTGCTCAAGGGCATGCCGAAGGTGAAGCCGACCCTCACGTGGGTGCCGTGGAGTCACTCGCGCCTGTCGCTGTCGTCGGGCTACGGGGCCGGCATCCTCTCGCCCGGCTGGTACCACCACCTGTTCACGCAGCCCGCCGACACGACCGCGCGCTGGTTCACCCGCGTGGCCCGCGTCCTGCGCGAGGAGGATCTACCCGTTTCGAGCGCCCACGTCATCGAGGCGACTCGCCTTGCCGACACGCTCGCGGCGCTTCGCGGTCGCGCGGGGGCCGGACTCGACGAGGTCGTCGAGTCGACCCGGTCGGTGTTGTGCGACGGCGACGACGTCCTGCTCGATCTCGTCACGCGGCGGCTCGTCGTCGGCGAGGCACTCGGTTCCGTTTCCGAGGACACCCCCACCGTCCCACTCGAGACCGATCTGCAGCGGCGGGCGAAATCGTTGCGACTCAAGCGATCTGCCGAAGCCAAGAACCTCGATCTGGACCTGCGCAGGGAGATCGACGTCGCGCGGTCGCGACTGCTGCACCGGCTGGCGCTGCTCGGCATCGACTGGGGCACCCCGGCGGAGAGCGAGGTGCGCTCGACCGGAACGTTCCGCGAGACCTGGACGCTGCGGTGGGAACCCGAGTTGTCGGTGGCGATCGTGGAGGCGTCGCGGTGGGGCACGACCGTCGAATCCGCATCGGGCGCCACGGTGGCCGACCGCGCCGCCCGATCCGGGATCGCACTCGCCGACCTCACCGAACTCCTCGAACGGGCGCTGCTCGCCGACCTGCGGACGACGATCCCGTCCCTGGTGACGGCGATCGATACGGCGGCCGCCCTCGACCACGATGTGCTGCATCTGATGAGCGCGCTGCCGACGCTCGTCCGCACGGTCCGCTACGGCGACGTGCGCGGCACCGATCTGTCCTCTCTGGATCACGTCTGCGACGCCCTGCTCGCGCGTGTCTGCGCCGGTCTCCCGGCGGCTGTCACCGGCCTCGACCACGACGCCGCCGATGCGGTGCGCACCGCGATCGACGACGTGCATCTCGCGCTCGCGCTGCGCGAGGACCCGGACGCGACCGGGCGATGGCTCGACACACTGGGATCGGTGAGCGACCGCGACGACGTCGACGGTCTGCTCGTCGGCCGCACCACCCGGATGCTGCGCGATACCGGTCGACTCGGCGAGCGCGACGCGGCCGTGCGGGTCGCGCGGGCATTGTCGGTGGGGTCACCCGCACCCGCGAAGGCGCGCTGGATCGACGGTTTCCTCGGCGGTGGCGGGCTCCTGCTGGTCCACGACAGCGCTCTGTTCGACCTCGTCGACGCATGGGTCAGCGACCTCACCGGCGAGGACTTCCTCGACGTCCTGCCCGTCCTCCGCCGCACCTTCGGGTCCTTCGCGTTCGGTGAGCGGCGCCTGCTCGGGCAGACGGTCCGGGGTGAACGCACCCGCCGCACCGCCGCACCGCCGGTCGTGGAGCGCGGCCGTATGGCCCTGACCGCCGCCGCCACGATCCTGGGAGTGTCGGCATGA
- a CDS encoding ATP-binding protein produces the protein MTDAESTPAVVGTDEPEGSGTAGSGTDLLRPHAEQQYAHELAALVRLDDRPRPPSWQLSPWAVVTYLLGGELADGTVIAPKYVGPRRLMEVAVATLATDRALLLLGVPGTAKTWVSEHLAAAISGSSTRLVQGTAGTTEESVRYGWNYARLLAEGPSPAALVASPVMTAMRDGAVARIEELTRIPADVQDALITILSEKTLPVPELGTEVQAAKGFNVIATANDRDRGVNDLSSALRRRFNTVVLPLPASEEDEVAIVTRRVEQLGAALELPPVPAAAEEIRRVVTVFRELRSGVTTDGRTKLKSPSGTLSTAEAISVVTGGLALSAHFGDGVLRPSDVAAGILGSVVKDPVSDRVVWNEYLEAVVRERGDWTDFYRACREITG, from the coding sequence TTGACCGACGCCGAGTCGACCCCCGCAGTTGTCGGCACCGATGAGCCGGAGGGGTCCGGTACCGCCGGGTCCGGCACCGACCTGCTGCGTCCGCACGCCGAGCAGCAGTACGCGCACGAACTGGCGGCGCTCGTGCGACTCGACGACCGGCCGCGCCCACCCTCGTGGCAGTTGTCGCCGTGGGCGGTGGTGACCTACCTGCTCGGCGGCGAACTGGCCGACGGCACGGTGATCGCCCCCAAGTACGTCGGTCCGCGCCGGTTGATGGAGGTCGCCGTCGCCACCCTGGCGACCGACCGGGCACTGCTGTTGCTCGGTGTTCCGGGCACCGCGAAGACCTGGGTGTCCGAGCATCTCGCCGCGGCGATCAGCGGTTCGTCGACCCGGCTCGTGCAGGGAACGGCCGGCACGACCGAGGAGTCGGTGCGCTACGGCTGGAACTACGCGCGTCTGCTCGCCGAGGGGCCGAGCCCCGCCGCGCTGGTCGCCTCCCCGGTCATGACGGCGATGCGCGACGGCGCCGTGGCACGCATTGAGGAACTCACCCGCATTCCCGCCGACGTGCAGGACGCGTTGATCACCATCCTTTCCGAGAAGACCCTCCCCGTCCCCGAACTCGGTACCGAGGTGCAGGCGGCGAAGGGATTCAACGTCATCGCCACCGCCAACGATCGCGACCGCGGGGTCAACGATCTGTCGTCCGCGCTGCGCCGACGGTTCAACACCGTGGTGTTGCCGTTGCCGGCGAGCGAGGAGGACGAGGTCGCGATCGTCACCCGCCGCGTCGAACAACTCGGCGCCGCACTCGAACTCCCCCCCGTGCCCGCCGCCGCGGAGGAGATCCGTCGCGTCGTCACCGTGTTCCGCGAACTGCGCAGCGGCGTCACCACCGACGGCCGGACCAAGCTCAAGTCCCCGTCGGGCACGCTGTCCACCGCCGAGGCGATCTCGGTGGTGACGGGCGGTCTGGCGCTGTCCGCGCACTTCGGCGACGGCGTTCTGCGTCCCTCCGACGTCGCGGCCGGCATCCTGGGCTCGGTGGTCAAGGACCCGGTCTCCGATCGCGTCGTCTGGAACGAATATCTCGAGGCCGTCGTCCGGGAACGCGGCGACTGGACCGACTTCTACCGGGCGTGCCGGGAGATCACCGGGTGA
- a CDS encoding DUF5691 domain-containing protein has translation MTGPLPESLTTAALLGTARTLPEFGSLHTADAAAGLGGDPATTLLAAAALESTFLTAAHVPAVRELPSPAPDDDRPVLPAAAAERLRALLTVRSPLLDEWFEVAVRFRASHDIVIDLLTVATTDAVHRDRLVALTGTRGRWVAARNPEWADLLPPDPLDDTPWHAGPPARRRRWFETLRTHDPAAATATLAASWGAQTAAQRAELLALLAVALGPHDEALLERALDDRSRKVRAVALDLLPRLPDSAFAHRMAERTRRWLLVEGSNVTLAVPEQPDEGALRDGLADGPVRGARELLVAAVAAAPLSVWGDHAADTVLPEFDVDDIVRTALTEAWGRAAVRQRNGEWAAALLRRDGRADPDVARVVPLDILLTHLREAPASTILDDALLAALPAPWPRDIAEKVLTALYTKSTTTRVVRDVLILLAHRAPFDLADLLADAANRTDDLGRLHLFASAADTLTLRKTIYEELS, from the coding sequence GTGACCGGCCCGCTCCCCGAATCCCTCACCACCGCAGCACTCCTCGGTACAGCACGCACTCTGCCGGAGTTCGGCTCCCTGCACACCGCCGACGCCGCCGCCGGGCTCGGTGGCGACCCGGCGACGACGCTGCTCGCTGCCGCCGCACTGGAATCGACCTTCCTCACCGCCGCACACGTTCCCGCCGTCCGCGAACTGCCGTCGCCCGCTCCGGATGACGACCGTCCCGTCCTGCCGGCCGCGGCAGCCGAACGCCTGCGCGCACTGCTCACCGTGCGCTCTCCGCTGCTCGACGAGTGGTTCGAGGTGGCGGTCCGATTCCGGGCGTCGCACGACATCGTGATCGACCTGCTGACCGTCGCGACCACCGATGCGGTGCACCGCGACCGGCTCGTCGCGCTCACCGGCACACGGGGACGCTGGGTGGCCGCGCGCAACCCGGAATGGGCCGACCTGCTGCCTCCCGACCCGCTCGACGACACACCCTGGCACGCCGGGCCGCCCGCCCGGCGCCGCCGATGGTTCGAGACGCTCCGCACGCACGACCCGGCGGCAGCCACCGCGACACTCGCGGCATCGTGGGGTGCGCAGACCGCCGCCCAGCGAGCCGAGCTGCTCGCCCTGCTCGCGGTGGCGCTCGGCCCGCACGACGAAGCACTGCTCGAACGCGCATTGGACGACCGCAGCCGCAAGGTCCGCGCCGTGGCGCTCGATCTTCTTCCGCGCCTGCCGGATTCCGCCTTCGCGCATCGCATGGCCGAGCGGACGCGGCGGTGGCTCCTCGTCGAGGGTTCGAACGTCACCCTCGCAGTCCCCGAGCAACCGGACGAGGGCGCCCTTCGCGACGGTCTCGCCGACGGCCCGGTCCGCGGAGCACGAGAACTGCTGGTCGCGGCCGTCGCGGCGGCCCCGCTGTCGGTCTGGGGCGACCACGCCGCAGACACGGTGCTGCCCGAGTTCGACGTCGACGACATCGTCCGCACCGCGTTGACCGAGGCGTGGGGCCGCGCGGCGGTCCGGCAGCGCAACGGCGAGTGGGCCGCGGCGTTGCTGCGACGCGACGGACGCGCCGACCCGGACGTCGCGCGGGTCGTCCCCCTCGACATCCTGCTCACGCACCTGCGCGAGGCGCCGGCGTCCACGATCCTCGACGACGCGCTGCTCGCAGCCCTCCCGGCGCCGTGGCCGCGCGATATCGCCGAGAAGGTGCTCACCGCGCTGTACACGAAGTCGACGACCACCCGCGTCGTCCGCGACGTCCTGATCCTGCTCGCCCACCGGGCACCCTTCGATCTGGCCGACCTGCTGGCCGACGCCGCGAACCGCACCGACGACCTCGGTCGCCTGCACCTGTTCGCCAGCGCAGCCGACACCCTGACCCTCCGCAAGACGATTTACGAGGAGCTGAGTTGA
- a CDS encoding SWIM zinc finger family protein codes for MTAPWTVQQINAVAPDPSSMTAARGVASAWLETGHDDAALWGLCRGRGTTPYRTAIDPGAPAYTCTCPSRKLPCKHALSLLVRWSEGAVPAAQAPDFVTGWLAARAASTTLPTQADDEPVKAPDPATAQRRAERVAAGLDDLDRWLTDRIRHGFGAVDHGHGTYESMAARMVDAQAPGAASALRALADVVNDDTDWPARLLTEYARLHLMAVAYRQRDELPRPLLRSLQTHLGFGTRSEEVRAEPAVRDRWQVLALRVTEENRMFTRKTWLRGRSSDRWAIVLDFAHGTARFGTPTPFPGSLVDADLHFYPGAVPLRAMLGRQHGEAEPFTTLPATGLDAALDEYARMRGSDPWLRTWPVLLDAVTPTHSEDGWYVVDPAGRALPLAGDDDSRWRLHAVAGGHPVTVCGDWDGSTLAPVSLFTEGQVMTW; via the coding sequence GTGACCGCCCCCTGGACCGTCCAGCAGATCAACGCCGTCGCACCCGATCCGTCCTCGATGACGGCTGCGCGCGGCGTCGCCTCCGCATGGCTCGAGACCGGTCACGACGACGCGGCTCTGTGGGGCCTGTGCCGCGGGCGCGGCACCACGCCGTACCGCACGGCGATCGATCCGGGCGCTCCCGCCTACACGTGCACGTGCCCGAGCCGGAAGCTGCCCTGCAAGCACGCCCTGTCGCTGCTCGTGCGCTGGTCCGAGGGTGCCGTGCCCGCCGCGCAGGCACCCGACTTCGTCACGGGATGGCTCGCCGCCCGCGCCGCGTCCACCACACTTCCCACCCAGGCGGACGACGAGCCGGTCAAAGCTCCCGATCCGGCGACCGCCCAGCGTCGCGCCGAGCGGGTCGCGGCAGGACTCGACGACCTCGACCGCTGGCTGACCGACCGCATCCGGCACGGCTTCGGGGCGGTGGATCACGGCCACGGCACCTACGAGTCGATGGCCGCCCGCATGGTCGACGCCCAAGCTCCCGGTGCGGCGTCGGCACTGCGCGCACTGGCGGACGTGGTGAACGACGACACGGATTGGCCCGCCAGGCTGCTCACCGAGTACGCGCGCCTGCACCTGATGGCCGTCGCGTACCGGCAGCGCGACGAACTGCCCCGGCCGCTCCTGCGTTCGCTGCAGACCCATCTCGGTTTCGGCACCCGCAGCGAGGAGGTGCGAGCCGAACCGGCCGTGCGCGACCGGTGGCAGGTCCTCGCGCTCCGCGTCACCGAGGAGAACCGGATGTTCACCCGCAAGACGTGGTTGCGTGGGCGCTCGAGCGACCGGTGGGCCATCGTGCTCGATTTCGCGCACGGCACAGCTCGTTTCGGCACACCTACCCCCTTCCCGGGTTCGCTCGTCGACGCCGATCTGCACTTCTACCCCGGCGCCGTCCCACTGCGTGCGATGCTCGGGCGGCAGCACGGCGAGGCCGAGCCGTTCACGACACTGCCCGCCACCGGACTCGACGCCGCGCTGGACGAGTACGCCCGCATGCGCGGGTCCGATCCGTGGTTGCGCACCTGGCCCGTGTTGCTCGACGCGGTCACCCCCACCCACAGCGAGGACGGCTGGTACGTCGTCGACCCCGCCGGACGTGCCCTGCCCCTCGCCGGTGACGACGACAGCCGATGGCGATTGCACGCCGTCGCAGGCGGGCATCCGGTGACGGTCTGCGGCGACTGGGACGGAAGCACCCTCGCTCCGGTCTCCCTGTTCACCGAAGGACAGGTGATGACCTGGTGA
- a CDS encoding TetR/AcrR family transcriptional regulator C-terminal domain-containing protein produces MQLRRGDVLDGAMAILDEYGLGDLTMRKLASSLGVQPGALYWHFPNKQTLLGAMADRILDGVDEPPASDAWDDALSELAHRFRAALLAHRDGAELVASSYASRLTTSRARDAFVVTAGRAGLSRAYAELTGYALLHYVLGHTVDEQSRAQLEELGALTRAPLSPDVATEQPAAADHDLLDGDPAVRFEFGLRLFVDGIRARLETRATS; encoded by the coding sequence GTGCAGTTGCGACGCGGCGACGTCCTCGACGGCGCCATGGCGATCCTCGACGAGTACGGACTCGGCGACCTGACGATGCGCAAGCTCGCGTCGTCGCTCGGCGTCCAGCCCGGCGCGCTGTACTGGCACTTCCCGAACAAGCAGACCCTGCTCGGCGCGATGGCCGACCGCATCCTCGACGGTGTCGACGAACCCCCCGCGAGCGATGCCTGGGACGATGCCCTCTCGGAGTTGGCGCACCGATTCCGTGCCGCGCTGCTCGCCCACCGCGACGGCGCCGAACTCGTCGCCTCGAGCTACGCCTCGCGGCTGACCACTTCCCGCGCCCGCGACGCCTTCGTGGTTACCGCAGGACGCGCGGGCCTGTCGCGGGCGTATGCCGAGCTCACCGGCTACGCACTGCTGCACTACGTCCTCGGTCACACGGTCGACGAGCAGTCCCGCGCGCAGCTCGAGGAGCTCGGTGCGCTCACACGTGCTCCTCTCTCCCCCGACGTCGCGACCGAGCAGCCGGCCGCGGCCGACCACGACCTGCTCGACGGCGACCCCGCCGTCCGCTTCGAGTTCGGCCTGCGGTTGTTCGTCGACGGCATCCGCGCCCGCCTGGAGACCCGTGCGACATCCTGA
- the bioB gene encoding biotin synthase BioB — MTQAPARTDILDIARDQVLRRGIGFDRDQTLEILQLPDDRIDDLLEVAHDVRMAWCGPEVEVEGIISLKTGGCPEDCHFCSQSGLFASPVRAARLDIPSLVEAAKQTAKTGATEFCIVAAVRGPDERLLAQVAAGIEAIRNEVDIQIACSLGMLTQEQVDRLVAMGVHRYNHNLETARSHFPNVVTTHTWEERFETLRMVREAGMEVCCGGILGMGETVEQRAEFAADLAALEPDEVPLNFLNPRPGTPFGDLEVLPATEALKAVAAFRLALPRTILRFAGGREITLGDLGAQKGILGGINAVIVGNYLTTLGRPAETDLDLLGELKMPIKALGETI, encoded by the coding sequence GTGACCCAGGCGCCCGCCCGCACCGACATCCTCGACATCGCTCGCGACCAGGTGCTCCGTCGCGGAATCGGATTCGACCGCGACCAGACCCTCGAGATCCTGCAGCTGCCCGACGACCGCATCGACGACCTCCTGGAGGTCGCCCATGACGTGCGCATGGCGTGGTGCGGACCGGAGGTGGAGGTCGAGGGGATCATCAGCCTCAAGACCGGTGGCTGCCCCGAGGACTGCCATTTCTGCTCGCAGTCCGGCCTGTTCGCCTCCCCGGTGCGCGCCGCCCGGCTCGACATCCCGTCGCTCGTCGAGGCTGCGAAGCAGACCGCGAAGACCGGGGCCACCGAATTCTGCATCGTCGCGGCCGTGCGCGGACCCGACGAACGCCTCCTCGCGCAGGTCGCGGCCGGTATCGAGGCCATCCGCAACGAGGTCGACATCCAGATCGCGTGCTCGCTCGGCATGCTCACCCAGGAACAGGTCGACCGGCTCGTCGCGATGGGCGTGCACCGCTACAACCACAACCTCGAGACCGCCCGTTCGCATTTCCCGAACGTCGTCACCACCCACACCTGGGAGGAGCGCTTCGAGACGCTGCGCATGGTGCGCGAGGCCGGTATGGAGGTGTGCTGCGGAGGCATCCTCGGGATGGGCGAAACCGTCGAGCAGCGAGCCGAATTCGCGGCCGATCTCGCGGCGCTCGAACCCGACGAGGTGCCGCTGAACTTCCTCAACCCGCGTCCCGGCACCCCCTTCGGGGACCTCGAGGTGCTGCCCGCGACCGAGGCGCTCAAGGCCGTGGCGGCCTTCCGGTTGGCATTGCCGCGCACCATTCTCCGGTTCGCGGGTGGCCGCGAGATCACGCTCGGCGACCTCGGCGCGCAGAAGGGGATCCTCGGCGGGATCAACGCCGTCATCGTCGGCAACTACCTCACCACGCTCGGCCGGCCCGCGGAGACGGACCTCGACCTGCTCGGCGAGCTGAAGATGCCGATCAAGGCCCTCGGCGAGACGATCTGA
- the bsaP gene encoding biotin synthase auxiliary protein BsaP, with protein MFDPFTGEAIVDGTVRTHSAAVQLGLEPPRFCAQCGRRMIVQIAPGGWWARCSRHGTVDSVMSEQR; from the coding sequence ATGTTCGATCCGTTCACCGGCGAAGCGATCGTGGACGGTACGGTCCGAACCCATTCCGCCGCAGTGCAGCTCGGTCTCGAACCGCCGCGGTTCTGCGCGCAGTGCGGTCGCCGGATGATCGTCCAGATCGCGCCGGGCGGGTGGTGGGCGCGGTGCTCGCGCCACGGGACCGTCGACTCGGTGATGAGCGAACAGCGCTGA
- a CDS encoding DUF488 domain-containing protein gives MSADSRVLWTIGHWTCPQSVLLDTLTSADIELVVDVRKMPGSRRSPQFDADEMPSWLTGAGIDYLHLTELGGRRPKQKDIDPTINAGWKNASFKNYADYTLTDDFEAGLKRLTELAEHRHVAIMCGEPMPWRCHRLLIANTLAARGWTVVHLVNNAKPRQHELGQWGATPSVDPDGVVTYPVDSEHDS, from the coding sequence ATGAGTGCCGACTCCCGTGTCCTGTGGACCATCGGCCACTGGACGTGTCCGCAGTCCGTCCTGCTCGACACACTGACCTCTGCCGACATCGAACTCGTCGTCGACGTGCGGAAGATGCCCGGTTCGCGCCGCAGCCCGCAGTTCGACGCCGACGAGATGCCGTCCTGGCTCACCGGCGCCGGGATCGACTACCTGCACCTCACCGAACTCGGCGGCAGGCGGCCGAAACAGAAGGACATCGATCCGACGATCAACGCGGGTTGGAAGAACGCGAGTTTCAAGAACTACGCCGACTACACGCTCACCGACGATTTCGAGGCCGGACTGAAGCGCCTCACCGAACTGGCCGAGCACCGGCACGTCGCGATCATGTGCGGCGAGCCGATGCCGTGGCGCTGCCACCGGCTGTTGATCGCGAACACTCTCGCCGCACGGGGGTGGACCGTCGTGCATCTCGTCAACAACGCGAAGCCGCGACAGCACGAGCTGGGACAGTGGGGCGCGACGCCGTCGGTGGATCCCGACGGCGTCGTGACCTATCCCGTTGATTCGGAACATGATTCGTGA